Within Caulobacter segnis, the genomic segment CTACTGGGAGACACCTCGGCGGTCATTCCACCGCTGCGGATCCGAGGGCGTCACGAAGACGCGACGGCCTAGGAGCCTGATCGTGAAGAAGCAGCCGCGCGAGATCGGCGTTCATCGCCTCGAAGCCGAGACGGGTCACCGCCAGCCGCAGGCGCCGGTGCAACGGCGTGATCAGACCCGAGAACTCCTCGCGGTGGATCAGTCGCGTTCCCGCCGGCGTCGCATCCAGCTCGAAGATGTGCTCGCCGGCGAAGATCGCCGCCGTCCCGATCACCGCGCGCCACGCGAACGTCTTCTCCGGCGCCAGCCGGGTGACGACGGGATGGAAGGTCCGCGGCGGACCGCCGGGCGGCGCGACGGTGACGGTCAGGCGCCCGCCCAGTTCGGCCGTTCCCTCGATGCGCCGCACGTAGCCGTTCCACGCGCCATAGGCCGGGAAGTCCATCAGGGCCCGCCACACCGTCGACGGCGGCGCGGCCAACTCCTGTTCGGTGAGAAGCTCGATCATCGCCGCCCCCTCGCGTCCGCCCATCCCAGCTCGTTCGATTGACGCCCATGAAACATACCCAGGAAGCGCGTCTGCGTCGCCGGTCGTTCGCCAGCTGGTCCAAGGTCCTGCCGGGCGACAGCCTGTGCGTCCCCGATGGCCAGGGATGGCTGGAAGGCTGCGCGCGGGGGCTGTCCCTGGCGCCCCGTGGGGCGGGCCGCAGCTTCGGCGACGCGGCCTTCGGCGTGCCCGAGGGCCTGACCTGCCAAGCTCCCCGAGGCGCCGCGTTCGACCTCGACATCCTCGGCCACCTGCTCTGGCTAGACGCCGGCGACAGTGTCGGCGCGGCGCACCGTTGGCTGGAAGGCACGGCGTTCGAGTTTCCGATCTACGGCGGCACCCAATGGGCCAGCGTGGGCGGCGCGACGGCCGGCGATATCCACGGCAAGAACCATCCCGGCGAGGGCTCGTTCGGCCGTCACGTCGCGGCGCTCGACATCGTGTTGGCCTCGGGCGAGACGCTGCGCTGCTCGCGGACCGCGCACGAGGATCTCTTCCACGCCACCCTCGGCGGCATGGGCCTGACCGGTCTGATCACCCGCGTCGCCCTGAGGGTCCGCCCGCGCGCCAGCCCGACCCTGAGGGTGCGCCGCCGCCAGGTCGCGGGCCTCGATGCGCTGTGGCCCCTGCTTTGGCCCGACACCCCGCCCGACTACGCCTTCGCGACCGTCTTCGACTTGGCCCAGCACCGGCCGCGCGGGCTGGTGTTCCAGGCCGATCGCACCTCGGCCGCCACGCCGCCGCCGCGTATCGCCCGACGGATCGACCTGCCCCGCCTGCCGGTGATCACGCCCGGCGCGGTGCGGGCCGTCGGTCAGCTCGTCCTGAACGCGACCCGAGACCCGGCCGAGACGCTCGTCCATCGCCGCGACTTCAACTATTCGGGCCTGCACGAGCATCTTTATGGCTGGAACCAGCTGTACGGCCTGCGGGGTATGATCGAATACCAGTTCGCCGCCTCGCAGGGGGCGTTCCCGGCGCTGGTCGAGCGCTTCGTGAACCTGGCCCGCGCTCATGACGCGCCCATGCTGGCGGCGGTGATCAAGCCGATGGGGCCGCTGGCGTCAGGCGGTCTGCTGTCGTTCCCCATGGCGGGCGCGACCATCAATTTCCAGGTCCCCTGGTCGCCCCGCGCCCTGGCCTGGCTGGACCTAGGCAGCGAGGCGGTGATCGCCGCCGGCGGCCGGGTCAACCTGACCAAGGACTGTTGCCTGCGCCCCGACCAGATGGCCCGGATGTATCCCGATCTCGACCGCTGGCGGGAGACGGTCAGGACCTACGACCCGCGAGGCCGCGTGCTCTCGGCCCTCGCGCGCCGGCTCGACCTGAAGCCCTGGGCGACCGCGCCCGCTTCGTAGGATCGTCGACCCGCTCCAGCCAGTCGACCGCGCGCAGGACGCGCTGGATCAACGACGCCCAGATCAGCGCCGCCAGCAGGGCCAGCGCCCAGTCCAGCAGGTCCAGCCCCGCCACCGACCAGTTGGGAAACAGGCCATAGGCGAAGGCCGAGACCAGCAGGACCGTGCAGCGCTCGGTGCGCTCCATCAGGTCTGGCCAGGCCTCGTTGCCGATCGGCGCCTCCATCTCGGCCCGCGCCTTGGCGTAGCTGAACAGGCCCGCCCCCAGCGCGACCACGAAATAGAGCTTCCAATGGCCGGTCGCCGCCGCCAGCGCCAGGCACAGCGCGCCGTCGGACACCCGGTCGCACAAGGCGTCCAGATAGGCGCCGGTCTTGCTGACCTTGCCGCTCAGTCGCGCCACCGGCCCATCCAGGGCGTCCAGCAGCAGCGACAGCGCCAGCAGCGGGACCAGCACCAGGATGGCCTTGGTCCAAGCCAGCAGGCCGCAGAGCGCCAGAGAGATCACCATCGCGCCCAGGGTCACGGCGTTGGGCGTCAGGCCCAGCCGGATGAGGCCGCGCGCTGGAGCGGCCACCACGGGGGCGAAGACGGACTTGATCCGGGTCAGCATGGCGCGGTCTCCGTGACGACGGGGTGGGCGCGCCACGCATAGCGCTCCATCGCCCGGATGATCCGATCCAGCCGACGCCCCGTCAGCTGCGGATAGCTGGGCAGGCGAACCAGATGGTCGCTGGCCAGCCGGGCGCGCGGACAGGTCGCGGCGAACGCGGCGAATTGCGGCAGGCTGGCGCAGTCATAGAACTCATGCGGCTCGACCTCGACGCCCGCCTCGAGCATGGCGCGCGTGAAGCCTTCGGAATCGTCGACCAGGACCCCGAAATACGAGCCGTTGGCGCGGCCGAACCGGTCCTCGTCGAGGAACTCGTAGGAGCCCAGATGCGCGGTGGCGGCCTTGATCCGCGCCACCACCGCTCGCCGCGCCGCGATATTGTCGTCCAGCCGTCCCAGCTGGCGTTCGCAGAGGAAGGGCATGAACGGCGCGAAGGGCGGCCGCGAGGCCGGGTCGAAGCGATAGCCCGCCAGATCCTTGGATGGCGAGGCCAGGTCGCGCAGCCAGGGCAGACCGCGCGCGGCCAGGAAGCGCCCCAGGGTGATCAGCGGCCTCAGCGTCCAGCGGTAGACGCTCGGGACCATGCAGGCCGACAGCAGCGCCTTGGCCGGCGTCGAGGCGGCCACGGCCCAGGAGACCTTGGGCGGCGGCGGCGGGGTCCAGCCCTCGGCCAGGGACTCGTCCAGCGCCAGCATCCCGCCGCCGAAGCAGTTGACCAGCTTCTGGGGCCCGAAGCTGAACAGCGCGCCGTCGCCGCGCGCCCCAAGTTGGCCGTGGCGATCGCGGCTGCCGGCCGCGTGGGCGCAGTCCTCGAACACCTTGATCCCTAGGGGTCGGCAGATCGCCAGGATGGCGTCGATGTCGGCCGGTGCGCCAAACATGTGCGTGACCAGCACCAGCCGCGTGCTGGTGTTCACGGCCTTGGCCACCTCGGCCGCGTCCAGGCTCAGCGTCGCCAAGTCGATGTCGACGAAGACCGGCCGCAGCCCCCACTGAACCAGAAGGCGGACGATCACATAGTAGTTGTAGCCGGCGACGATCACCTCACCCTCGTGCGGGATCTTGGCGGCGTCCAGGAACGCCCACAGCGCGTGACGCCCGGCGGGCATGCCGAACACCCGCTTGCCCGGCAGTCGGTCGCGCCAAAGCGCCTGCAGGTGCGCGTCGGGATCGCGGGCGCGCCGCGCCGCCTGAGCGAAGTCCAGCGGCCCCAGGGCCGGCGAGTGCTTGGGCAACAGGGTCAGGGGCGGCGGGGTCAGGGACATGCGACGCGTCTCAACGGTCATAGGCGTAGCCCGCCAGATGTGGATGGCGGCCTGCGCGCTGCTCGACGTCGCGAACCAGGGCGCCGGACCAGGATCGGCTGGCGCGCGACTGGCTGGCGGCCGGATAGACCAGGCCGGCACAGGCTTCGAGATACGGCTCATCGACCGTCAGTCCCAGGAATTCGCCCAGGCGGCGGATCTGGGCGCGCGGCGCCGCGACGAGCTCCTCGTGGCGGATGTCCAGCACCTGCTCCGGATAGCGGGCCTTCACCCGCTCGACGCCAGCGCACAGCTGGAAATAGGTCTCCATGGCCGACTCCAGCGCGCTCTGGGTCCGGTTGGCCAGGGTGGCGATGTTGTCGAACGGGTTGCGCACCACGTGGATGAAGGCCAGGCGGGGCGCGTGGCGGAACCGGGCGCGGGCCAGCAGCTCGGGGTCGCGGCTCAGGCGCAGCGTCGCCCACTTGGCCTCTTGGTCGCCGATCACGGTCGGCCGACCGCCGCGCCCCTGGTGCTGGCCGGGGACGGGATAGGCGTAGGCGGTCAGCTTGCGACCGTCGCGCGCGAACCGCTCGGCGTTGCGGGCGATCATGTGGAACACCGCCTCCGGCGCGACACCAGCCTTCAGATGACCCAGGGCGTCCAGCCGATGCGAGAACACCGCCGCCTGGTGCGCGTCGAGGATCGAGCTGACCACGCTGTGGCCGCTGCGCGGATAGCCGATGAAGTTGCAGAACACCTTCACCTCGGCGAAGCGGTCCGGGTCGCGGGCCAGCGCGCCCCGCGCCTGGCGCGCGTCCCACCAGGCCTGGGCGCCCACGCGCCCCCAGAGCCAGACGTTGTTGTCGACGAAACCGAGGCGCTCGCGCAGGTCCATGTCAGCTCGCCATCGCCGGGGCCCGGGCGGGCGCGGGTTGATAGGGCTCCAGCCAGGACGCCGGCGCGCCGGCGGCGTCGGTGACCAGGATGGGATCGAAGTACAGCGCGCGGTCTTCCGGCGTGATGTCCGGCGGGCCGTGGTCGTAATGGCCGTCCAGCGGCTGCTCGCCGGCCATGTAGTTGAGCGTCAGCCCGCCCTTGCGCCCCTTGGCCAGGTTGAACAGCCGGAAGTGAGCCCGGAAGTGGACCACGTGGGCCAGCGGCGAGGCGCGGCGCAGGGTCCAGGCGCGACGCAGGAAATCCAGCAGGTGCCGGGGCCGATTGACCAGGGTGTCGGGCCGACGGAACAGCTGAGTCAGGAAGGCCGTCAGACGCTCGTCCGGGTCCTGACAGTCGCGATAGACCACGGTCTGTCCGTCGATGTCGCGCAGGCGCAGGTTCGGCCGCAGCTGGCCCGCGCTGGCCGCCTGCCAGAACAGCTTGGTGCCCACCAGCGGGGAGACGATGGCGATGAAGCTGGGAAACAGCAGCGCCCGATGGGACAGGATGGTGTCCAGTTGGGCGCGCATGGCCTGGACCGAGGTGATCCTGGGATCGAACAGATAGCCGTAGATCACCACGATCCCCCGGCTCTGGGCGTAGGCGATGTCGTCGACGAAGTTGGTGGTCTTGGAGAGGTTCTGCACCTTGTCGTGGCGGTGCAGGAAGTCGAGATCCAGCGACTCCAGGCCGGTGAACAGCACCGCGCAGCCGCTTTGCGCCATCAGGTCGATGATCTTGCGGTTCTTCAGGATGTCCTGGGTGACCAGCGCGCCCCAGCCCTTGAGTCGTCGGTCCTTGGCCAGTTCGGCGCACAGCTCGCGCAGATAGCGCAGGTCGTTGCCGAAGTTGTTGTCGATGAACCAGACCGTCGGAAGCCAGCGACGCAGGGACCAGAAGGGACTGGCGGCGACGGCGTCGTCGATCGCCTGGGTCACGCGCTGGACCCCATACTTGGTGTGACGCGCGCCCTCGGCTGGGATGACGCAGAAGTCGCACTTGAAATTGCAGCCGCGCGAGGCTTCGACCAGATGCGAGGCCGGATGCAGGTCGTTGTCGACCAGCATGTCGTAGCGGATCCGGTAGTCGCTCAGCACGGTCTGGGGCGAGCGGTAGATCGGCTTCAGCGCCCCGGCTTCGAGATCGGCCATTACGTCGCGCACGGAGTCGACACCGCCGGCGCAGATCGCGTCGAAGAACCGGGCGGCGAACTCGGGAAACATCGTGCAGAAGTAGCCGCCGGCGATCACCTTGGCGCCGCGCCGGCGGTAGACGTACGACAGCTGGCGCTGGCGATCGAAGTCCTTGGCCAGGCCGCTCAGGAAGACGATGTCGGCCGGCGGCAGACGATCTGGCGTCAGCGAGCCGTGCCACATCTCCTGATAGATCTGGATCTCGTAGCGCTCAGGATCGATCAGCGAACCGATCTGCAGGCCGGCCTGCGGCTGCAGCAACGAGAGGTCGCGCTTGAAGCTGCGGTCGCCATGGAAGTGGGCGCAGATGATCAGCACGCGAGGACGGACGGTCATGCGACGGCTCTCCGCTTCAGGTCCGCCGGCGAGCGCTCGGCCAGGGTCCAGCGACCGAGGGCTTCCTCGGTGAAGCCGCGTCCATCCCAGTAGCGGGCGGCGATCTCGACACGCGCGCCCTCCAGCCTGAGCAGGTTGTAGCCATTGGGCCGATCGCGCAGATGCGGCGAGACCGCCGTCGGCGCCTGGACGATCAGCAGCGGTCGATCCAGCCCCAGCGCGCCGGCGACGTCGACGGCATAGGCGCGGTGGATATGGCCGCCCAGCACCATGTCGACCCCGGCGGCCGAAAGCTGTCGCAGCCCCGCCTCCCAACCATCGACCAACCGATAGCGCGGATCGTCCGGCGGCGGCTGGAAGGGATGGTGAGCGATCACGATGCGGCGCGCCCCTTGCGGCGCGCCCCGCGCCAGAGCGTCGACCTCATCCAGCAGATCCGGCTGGATCGCGCCGTCCTTCCAGGTCTTGCCGTGGGCGGTGCAGAGGCCGGCCACCCAGGCCTCGCCCGCCTGGCGCACCGGGACGCGGCTGGGATCGATGTGTTGGGCGAAGCGCGCGGTCGGACGGCCCAGGCGCTCGAACAGCGGCAGGAGCGGCACGTCATGATTGCCCGGCGTGGCGATCCACGGCGCCGGCAAGCGGCCCAGGAAACGGCGCGCCCGGCGGAACTGCCAGTGGAAAGCCCGCTCGGTCAGGTCGCCGCTGACGATGATCAGGTCGGGGCGAAGCACGCGGAGGTCGGCCAGCAGGCCCTCGACCACGACGGCGCGCTCACGTCCGAAATGCAGGTCCGAGAGGTGCGCCACCAGGGTCATCGCGCCGGCTCACACGGTCTCGGCCTGGCGCTGGGCCTGGCGGATGAATTCGGCGGTCAGGCTTCGGGCCGTCTCGTCGTTCATCTGCTGCGGCGGATGCTTCATGTAGTAGGCGCACGGCGCCTCGATCGGGCCGCCCAGGCCCTGATCGCGGGCGACGCGGGCCAGGCGGATAAGGTCGATCACCACGCCAGCGCTGTTGGGCGAGTCCTGGACCGACAGCTTCAGATCCATCTCCAGCGGCACGTCGCCAAACCCGCGTCCCTCGATGCGGATGAAGCAGATCTTGTTGTCCTTCTGCCAGGGCACGTAGTCCGACGGCCCGATGTGGACGTTGTCGGCGGCGATGTCCTGGGCGATTTGCGAGGTCACCGCGCGGGTCTTGGAGATCTTCTTGGACCTCAGACGCTCGCGGGCCAGCATGTTGAGGAAGTCGGTGTTGCCGCCGGTGTTCAGCTGGTAGGTCCGGTCGATCACCACGCCGCGCTCACCGAACAGGCGCGAGAGCATGCGGTGGACGATGGTCGCGCCCAACTGGCTCTTGATGTCGTCGCCCAGGATCGGCAGTCCCGCCGCCTTGAACCGCGCCGCCCAGGCCGGATCGGAGGCAATGAACACGGGCGCGCAGTTGATGAAGGCCACGCCCGCGTCGAGGCAGGCCTGGGCGTAGTGGCGCGCGGCGGCCTCGGACCCGACGGGCAGATAGCTGAGCAGCACCTGGGCTCCAGAGGCCTTCAGCACCGCGGCCACGTCGACCGGCGGCTCGGCCGAGGGTCGGAAGGCCTGGTGGTCGGGATAATCGGCCATGTGCTCGGCCACCCCGTCCAGCAGCGGCGCCATGCTGACCTTGACCGAGGCGCGCGGCAGGTCGGGACAAAACACCAGGGCGCAGTTGGGCGGCGCGAACACCGCCTCGCGCAGCGGTCGGCCGACCTTGCGAACGTCGATGTCGAACGCGGCCACGATGTCGATGTCGCTGGGCCGCCAGCCGCCGATGTCGGCGTGCATCAAGCCGGCGCAATCGGGCGCGGCGTCACCGCCGTAGTAGTGCAAGCCCTGGATCAGCGCGCTGGCGCAATTGCCCACCCCCGCGATGGCGATCTTGATCATCAGCCCCTCCCCGCGTCTGGCGTCGCGGCGTTTCGCCACGCTTCGTCAGGGTAGAGAAGATCAGCTTAATACAACCGTCAATTGGATTCTTGAAAAACTCTCTAATAGTTTGTATCGCGGATCGATCCGGCGCGTGCGCACGCCGGACCGATCCCGCGCGCCACTATTCGGCGCCTTCCCGCCCCCGCGCGCCACCGCGCCGGGCCAGCCAGACGAAGAAGGTCGGCAGCACCAGCAGGGTCAGCACGGTCGAGGTCAGCAGGCCGCCGACCACCACCGTGGCCAGCGGCTTCTGGACCTCGGCCCCAGCTCCGATCGCCAGGGCCATCGGGATGAAGCCCAGGATCGCCACCAGCGCCGTCGTCAGCACCGCCCGCAACCGGCCCACGGTCCCGTCGATCACGGCGGCGGCCACATCGGCTTCGCCGACGATCCGCTGCTTGATGCTCTGCATCAGCACGAGGCCGTTCAGCGTGGCGACGCCCGACACAGCGATGAAGCCGACCGCCGCCGAGATCGAGAATGGCATCCCCCTCAGCAACAGCGCCAGCGCCCCGCCGACCAGGGCCAGGGGAACGCAGGCGAAGACCAGCGCCGCCTCCGTCACCGAACCCAGGGCCATGAACAGCAGAACGACGATGACCAGGAACACTACCGGCACGATCAGCGCCAGGCGGGCGCTGGCCCGCTCCAGGTTCTTGAACTGGCCGCCCCACTCCAGCCACGACCCCGGCGCCGGCTGAACCTCGCGCGCCACGGCGGCCTGAGCGTCCGTGACGAAGCCGCCGAGGTCGCGACCTCGGACATTGGCTTGGACCACGATCCGCCGCTTGCCGTTCTCACGGCTGACCTGGTTGGGCCCCTCGGCGGTGTCGAAGCGGGCGATGCTAGACAGCGGGATGGCCGTCGACGCGCCACCGTCCGCGCTCTCCGAGACGACCGGCAGCTGGCCCATGGCCGCCGGATCGGCGCGCGAGGCGTCGTCCAGGCGCACGACCACGTCGAAACGGCGGTCGCCTTCCAGGATATGGCCGGCCTCGCGCCCGCCCAGCCCGATCTCCAGGGCGTCGGCCGCGTCGCTGGCGTGGACGCCCAAGGCGGCGGCGGCCGTGCGGTCGACGCTGGCGGTGATCGTCGGCTGGCCCGAGATCTGCTCGACCTTGACGTCGGCGGCGCCCGGCACCTTGCGCAGCGTGGCGGCGATCTGATCGGCGGTCTTGCTCATCACCGCGAAGTCGTCGCCATAGACCTTGACCGCCACGTCCGAGCGTACGCCCGCGATCAGCTCGTTGAAGCGCATCTGGATCGGCTGGGTGAACTCGTAGGCGTTGCCGATCAGCTTCCCAAGGTCGCCTTCCATCCGTTCGACCAGCCTGTCCTTGGACAGGCCGGGATCGGGCCAGTCCTTGCGCGGCTTCAGGATGACAAAGGTGTCCGAGGCGCTGGGCGGCATCGGGTCCGAGGCGATCTCGGCCGTGCCGGTGCGGGTGAAGACCAGGGCCACCTCGGGCTGGGCCGAGAGCACCTTCTCGACCTCGAACTGCATGGCCTGGCTCTCTTCCAGCGAGATCGAGGGCACGCGGCTGGCCTGGACCAGCAGGTCGCCTTCGTCCAGCGTCGGGGCGAACTCGCGGCCCAGGGCGAAGAAGGCGACGACGCCCAGCACCAAGGCTAGGCCCGCGCCGAGGGCCACCGCCTTGGGCCGCGCGACGGCGGCCCGCAGCAGCGGCTCGAACCGGGTGCGGACGGCGGCCATGGCCCGGGTCTCGCCATGCCCTTTCGGCTCGCGCACCACCAGGGCGGTAAAGGCCGGGACCAGGGTCAGAGACAGGACGAACGCCCCGGCCAGGGCGAACATCACCGTGGCGGCCATCGGCGTGAACATCTTGCCCTCGACGCCCTCGAAGGCCAGCAGCGGGGCATAGACCAGCAGGATGATCGCCTGGCCGAAGGCGGCCGGACGAGCCATTTCCTTGGCGGCCTCGGCAGCAATCGACAGACGTTCGCCAGCCGTCAGGTCGCGGCCCTCCTTCTGGCGACGAAGCGCCAGGCGGCCCAAGGTGTTCTCGATCACCACCACGGCGCCGTCGACGATCAGGCCGAAGTCCAGCGCGCCCAAGCTCATCAGATTGCCGCTGATCCCGAACCGTCGCATGGCGATGGCGGCGATCAGGAACGACAGCGGGATAACCAGCGCCGTGATCAGGGCGGCGCGGAAGTTCCCCAGGGCGAAGAACAGCACCACGATGACCAGCAGGGCGCCGACCGCCAGGTTATGCTCGACCGTGCGGATCGTCGCGTCGACCAGGCGGGTGCGGTCCAGCACCGGCTTGACGATCACATCCGGCGGCAGGCTGGCGGCGATGGTTTTCAGGCGCGCATCGACGCGGGCGGCGACGGTGCGGCTGTTCTCGCCGACCAGCATCAGGGCCGTGCCGATCACCACCTCGCGGCCGTTCTCGCTGGCCGAGCCCAGGCGGGGGGCATGGCCGATCGCGACCGTGGCCACGTCCGAGACCTTGACGACCGCCCCGCCCCGGCGACCGATTGGGGTGTCGGCCAGCTCGGAGAGGCTCTTCACCCGCGCGTCGGTGCGGACGATATAGGCCTCGCCGCCGCGCTGGACGTAGCCCGCCCCGGCGATGCGGTTGGAATGCTCCAGGGCCTCGACCAGCTGCGGCAGGCTGATGCCGCGCGCGGCCAGCTTGGCCGGGTCCGGATGGACGGCGTATTCCTTGACGTAGCCGCCCAGCACGTCGACGCCGGCGACGCCATCGACCGTCTTCAGCTGGGGCGCGACGATCCAGTCCTGGACCGTGCGCAGATAGGTGGCCTTCTCGATGTCGGTCCGCAGGGTCTCGCCTTCCGGCGTGACATAGACCGCGCCGGGACGGGCGGCCGCGCCCTTGAACTCGACGGTCCAGATATAGACCTCGCCCAGGCCGGTGACCGGCGGCCCCATGCTGGGCTCCAGTCCGTCCGGCAGCTTGGCGCGCGCGGCCTGCAACCGTTCGTTGATCAGGGCCCGGGCGAAGTAGAGATCGGTCTTGTCGGTGAACACGGCGGTGATCTGCGAGAAGCCGTGCCGCGACAGCGAGCGCGTCTCCACCAGGCCCGGTGCGCCGGCCAGGGCCGTCTCCAGCGGGAAGGTGACCTGCCGCTCGACCTCCTCGGGGCCAAGGGCCGGGGCGATGGTGTTGATCTGCACCTGGCGGTTGGTGATGTCGGGCGTGACGTCGATCGGCAGGCGCGACAGTTGCAGCAGGCCGAACGCGAAAAGCGCCACGGCCAGCAGGACGACGATCCAGCGGAAGCGGACCGAAAGGTCGATGAGACGGTTCAGCATGGATCAGTCCTCGTGCCCCGCTTCGCCCTTGCCGAGCTCGGCTTTCAGGCGGAAGGCGCCCTTGCCGGCGATGGTCTCGCCGCCGGACAGGCCCTTGAGGATCTCGACGGATCCGGCGGCGGTGCGGCCGGTCACCACCGGCCTGGCGCGGAAGCCCTTGGGCTCGGCGACAAACACCACCGAGCGCCCCTCGAGGCTCTGGACGGCCTCTGACGGAACGGTCGGACCGCCCTGCCCCCTGGCCAAGACCACG encodes:
- a CDS encoding DegT/DnrJ/EryC1/StrS family aminotransferase, encoding MSLTPPPLTLLPKHSPALGPLDFAQAARRARDPDAHLQALWRDRLPGKRVFGMPAGRHALWAFLDAAKIPHEGEVIVAGYNYYVIVRLLVQWGLRPVFVDIDLATLSLDAAEVAKAVNTSTRLVLVTHMFGAPADIDAILAICRPLGIKVFEDCAHAAGSRDRHGQLGARGDGALFSFGPQKLVNCFGGGMLALDESLAEGWTPPPPPKVSWAVAASTPAKALLSACMVPSVYRWTLRPLITLGRFLAARGLPWLRDLASPSKDLAGYRFDPASRPPFAPFMPFLCERQLGRLDDNIAARRAVVARIKAATAHLGSYEFLDEDRFGRANGSYFGVLVDDSEGFTRAMLEAGVEVEPHEFYDCASLPQFAAFAATCPRARLASDHLVRLPSYPQLTGRRLDRIIRAMERYAWRAHPVVTETAPC
- a CDS encoding SRPBCC domain-containing protein → MGGREGAAMIELLTEQELAAPPSTVWRALMDFPAYGAWNGYVRRIEGTAELGGRLTVTVAPPGGPPRTFHPVVTRLAPEKTFAWRAVIGTAAIFAGEHIFELDATPAGTRLIHREEFSGLITPLHRRLRLAVTRLGFEAMNADLARLLLHDQAPRPSRLRDALGSAAVE
- a CDS encoding inositol-3-phosphate synthase; translated protein: MIKIAIAGVGNCASALIQGLHYYGGDAAPDCAGLMHADIGGWRPSDIDIVAAFDIDVRKVGRPLREAVFAPPNCALVFCPDLPRASVKVSMAPLLDGVAEHMADYPDHQAFRPSAEPPVDVAAVLKASGAQVLLSYLPVGSEAAARHYAQACLDAGVAFINCAPVFIASDPAWAARFKAAGLPILGDDIKSQLGATIVHRMLSRLFGERGVVIDRTYQLNTGGNTDFLNMLARERLRSKKISKTRAVTSQIAQDIAADNVHIGPSDYVPWQKDNKICFIRIEGRGFGDVPLEMDLKLSVQDSPNSAGVVIDLIRLARVARDQGLGGPIEAPCAYYMKHPPQQMNDETARSLTAEFIRQAQRQAETV
- a CDS encoding B12-binding domain-containing radical SAM protein, whose translation is MTVRPRVLIICAHFHGDRSFKRDLSLLQPQAGLQIGSLIDPERYEIQIYQEMWHGSLTPDRLPPADIVFLSGLAKDFDRQRQLSYVYRRRGAKVIAGGYFCTMFPEFAARFFDAICAGGVDSVRDVMADLEAGALKPIYRSPQTVLSDYRIRYDMLVDNDLHPASHLVEASRGCNFKCDFCVIPAEGARHTKYGVQRVTQAIDDAVAASPFWSLRRWLPTVWFIDNNFGNDLRYLRELCAELAKDRRLKGWGALVTQDILKNRKIIDLMAQSGCAVLFTGLESLDLDFLHRHDKVQNLSKTTNFVDDIAYAQSRGIVVIYGYLFDPRITSVQAMRAQLDTILSHRALLFPSFIAIVSPLVGTKLFWQAASAGQLRPNLRLRDIDGQTVVYRDCQDPDERLTAFLTQLFRRPDTLVNRPRHLLDFLRRAWTLRRASPLAHVVHFRAHFRLFNLAKGRKGGLTLNYMAGEQPLDGHYDHGPPDITPEDRALYFDPILVTDAAGAPASWLEPYQPAPARAPAMAS
- a CDS encoding metallophosphoesterase family protein, producing the protein MTLVAHLSDLHFGRERAVVVEGLLADLRVLRPDLIIVSGDLTERAFHWQFRRARRFLGRLPAPWIATPGNHDVPLLPLFERLGRPTARFAQHIDPSRVPVRQAGEAWVAGLCTAHGKTWKDGAIQPDLLDEVDALARGAPQGARRIVIAHHPFQPPPDDPRYRLVDGWEAGLRQLSAAGVDMVLGGHIHRAYAVDVAGALGLDRPLLIVQAPTAVSPHLRDRPNGYNLLRLEGARVEIAARYWDGRGFTEEALGRWTLAERSPADLKRRAVA
- a CDS encoding FAD-binding oxidoreductase; translation: MKHTQEARLRRRSFASWSKVLPGDSLCVPDGQGWLEGCARGLSLAPRGAGRSFGDAAFGVPEGLTCQAPRGAAFDLDILGHLLWLDAGDSVGAAHRWLEGTAFEFPIYGGTQWASVGGATAGDIHGKNHPGEGSFGRHVAALDIVLASGETLRCSRTAHEDLFHATLGGMGLTGLITRVALRVRPRASPTLRVRRRQVAGLDALWPLLWPDTPPDYAFATVFDLAQHRPRGLVFQADRTSAATPPPRIARRIDLPRLPVITPGAVRAVGQLVLNATRDPAETLVHRRDFNYSGLHEHLYGWNQLYGLRGMIEYQFAASQGAFPALVERFVNLARAHDAPMLAAVIKPMGPLASGGLLSFPMAGATINFQVPWSPRALAWLDLGSEAVIAAGGRVNLTKDCCLRPDQMARMYPDLDRWRETVRTYDPRGRVLSALARRLDLKPWATAPAS
- a CDS encoding CDP-alcohol phosphatidyltransferase family protein produces the protein MLTRIKSVFAPVVAAPARGLIRLGLTPNAVTLGAMVISLALCGLLAWTKAILVLVPLLALSLLLDALDGPVARLSGKVSKTGAYLDALCDRVSDGALCLALAAATGHWKLYFVVALGAGLFSYAKARAEMEAPIGNEAWPDLMERTERCTVLLVSAFAYGLFPNWSVAGLDLLDWALALLAALIWASLIQRVLRAVDWLERVDDPTKRARSPRASGRAGARGPRARGLAGRRS
- a CDS encoding sulfotransferase family protein; protein product: MDLRERLGFVDNNVWLWGRVGAQAWWDARQARGALARDPDRFAEVKVFCNFIGYPRSGHSVVSSILDAHQAAVFSHRLDALGHLKAGVAPEAVFHMIARNAERFARDGRKLTAYAYPVPGQHQGRGGRPTVIGDQEAKWATLRLSRDPELLARARFRHAPRLAFIHVVRNPFDNIATLANRTQSALESAMETYFQLCAGVERVKARYPEQVLDIRHEELVAAPRAQIRRLGEFLGLTVDEPYLEACAGLVYPAASQSRASRSWSGALVRDVEQRAGRHPHLAGYAYDR